From the genome of Nitrospira sp. SG-bin1:
CAGATCGATCACCAGCACGCGTTTGTTCAGGAGGTCATGGAGATAATAGCCGAGCTGACAGGCGATGGCCGATTTCCCCACACCCCCTTTTTCGTTGGCGAGAACCAAAGTTTTCATGCGTCGGTCCTCGCACGTATCTAATCTGTCACGGACTGTAAGATCCAGGGGGCCAGCGTCTCCGTCTACCCGTTGTAGCCCATCCTGGGACCCACTGTGTCTAGAACGGCTGATGGAATATCTCCTATGGGAACGCGTGACAGCGGTCCTTCCGCTTGCCTGCCACCAAGTAGTGTTCGCTCACCCTGAGACTTTCCAGCTAACCGGGTACATGGTAGACTTGTTTGTCACGACAAATGTAGTTACACTCAATCGTGCGCTATGAATGGGGCGAAGCCAAGAACCGCAGCAATCGCGCAAAGCACGGCTTGGACTTTGCCGATGCCGAACAGGTTTTCGCCGGACGCTGCGTGACTTTCGTCGATGACCGTTTCGACTATGGAGAGAAACGGCTGGTCAGTCTTGGGACGCTCGCTGGACGGGTCGTGGTGATGGCCCACTCCCCGCGCGGGCATGACGCCACGCGCATCATCTCCATGAGAAAGGCGAACCGACGTGAGCAGAAAATCTATCAAAAGCGACTTGGCGAAGCTTGACCGGCTCAAGGACCGGGACATCGACTATTCGGATATCCCGCCGCTGGATCACTCGTTTTTTAAGAAGGCCACCGAGGCCTGGCCACCGGCGAAGCGACAAGTGACGGTGCGTCTCGACGTCGATGTGCTCGACTGGCTCAAAATGCATGGGAAGGGCTATCAGACGCGGCTGAACCGCATCCTACGCGCGGCAATGGAACACCAGGGTCCGCGCCGATCACGTGCGCGGAAAAGCCGTGAACGGTCGCGGCGGCGGCCGCGTGCGGCGTAACACAGTCACGTTGATTTTCTCTCCGGGGCCGAAGAGTAGGCGCATGGAATTGGAAATACTCCGGTGTCGGCCGGATTGGCCTCGTTGTCTTTCTCCGGCTTCAATTTCACATTCATAGCTGAGAGCGTGATCGGGAACGGTTGAGAGGCGACAGTCAGTTTTGGCCTCGAGTCCGGACACGGCTGCTTGGTGGAGCCCCTAGAAGTTATAGGTGGATCGTGCAGAATAAATGAGAACCGTCTTTGGGAAGCAGGGGGCAGATGGATAGGATTTCCATCATATGAAATTGTGGGCTTCGCTCCTCAGCATGTAGTTCTCCGAGTATTCCGGAGAGATGGTGAGAAAAAGATTTGCTCTTATAAGATAAGGTTAATAAAGGAAAAAGGATAAGGCTGAAAAATTGGAACAATCATTTGTAAAAACAATATGTTGTGAAAAGGCGATGCACGGTCTACCTAGAAGAAGACCAAGTGCTGCATCGTGCACCTAGAACTTTCCTTACAGAGCTGCACAGTCCACCTATATCTCGAGAGAAGAATTGAATGGTCTACCTATAAGTTTCAGTGTGATATGCACATACCACCTAGGTCTTGTGTCATGTGTCAGTCCTGTTTTTCAGTCGAACACAGAGGGAAAGCACATGGACTGCACGGACCACCTAGAACATCGAGTCGCGTCCGCCTATAACGTATTGCACAGTCCGCCAATAAGAAATGCACGCTCTACCTATAAGCTGCCGAAGAGATACATAAAAAGAGTGCTGCACGATCCACCTATAATGCAGGAAGGACGTGGAAGGAGAACTGCACTCTGCACCTACAAGGAGAGAGAATCGCAAAGAGTTGAAGGTTTTATGTAAGTTTTTGGGGCGGCAAAGCCTAACGAAGTAAGATTCTGCACGTTCCACCTATAACTCTCTGCACCTTCCGCCGATAAGTTCAACGGAAATCCGAAGAGAAGCTGCACGCTTAACCTATAATGGTTTTCTTTAAATATTCATCAGTTCATCGTCAGATGTTTGGCCCATCGACAACAGGGGTAAGGTTCAGGACGCGATAACTGCACGAAGGACCTCTAACCGCAGTAGAGAGGTACAATGACTATAGAATATGCACGATCCACCTATAACCCTAGACCGATAGGTCGCCTGCTTGAATCTAGGAAGTTTCTTCTGAGCGCGAAGTTCCAAAGGATCCTTGAAGTTTACTTATCAAGGATGGATGGCGGCGTGAAATGCCAAGTTCGACATTGTGAGCCGATTGTCGGGCATTGGCGGTCTTGATTTCTTCCTGGAAAGTGGACGTTGGAAGCATACTATAGACGATCTCGGTGATAGCGTTCCCCCTTTTTCGAACATCCTTCTTGAAGGACAGCAACACACTTTTATCGGTGAGTTCATTGAGGGCCGCATCAATCTGTTTAACATGAACCGATTGTCGTGAATGGCGCAGCAATCCACTGTCACGACGAATCGATGAGTACTTAATATGATAGGGATCGGTAATGCTTGCTTGGGTATATTGGTGTGACAGTCGTTTATGGAACCATCGAGCCAGTTGGGAGGATAGACTCATCAAGGTTCCATAATTGAATTGTCGATAGCTAAGCTCGTTGACACTTTTGCTGATCAAAGACGGGAGTTTGGCCAGCCACATGGCTTTGGGATCTTGAAGATAATGGAGTCGCGTGACTCCCGTTACCTCGGAAAGAATCGGATTGGTGTACACAAGTCGCTTTGCGACGCCGAGTTGTTGTTGACTATCGAATTCTACCGTTAGGACTGCCTTCGAAAGTATTTCCAGAGAATGTTTAATCTCATCCAAACTGCGTGATTTACCCCTTCGTTTCAGCTCTTGTTGAACCATCCCCAAGGTAAAGCGTACCCAGCTCTCAGAGCCATTGGCTCTGTGTTGCCCAAAATTCTGATCTGTGAAGAATTTCTTGAGTACTTCCTCAAGAAGTTCTTCGTCATTCGACGGATAATATTGTGTATAGGTGCCGTCCGAGTTCTTAATGCTGGCTGGCTGAATGGTCAGCTTGCAGGTGATTTCTTTGGGCAAACCTCGAACCGTAGGACGATAAAGGAATTCTTGCGTACTCACAGGCAAATTCCCTTTTTCATCGCGGACCTGGCTCTGCGCCCGTTCGTTGACAGCATATTTCGGGATTGCATCCCAGAGTTCAATTGTATTTGAGAGGTTATTGGGATTTCCAAAAAACGTGGTAAAGAGGTCGTACTGTTTGGTTGTAGTCGTGAGGCTCGTCTCCGTTTGAGGATTGCTGGGTTTCTTCGTCATGCGTACCTAGTCAATCCTGATGGGACATCGTGAGAAGGATAATAAACTCTGGTCCTTTAGAGGGAGAAAAACCGTTTCTCATGCACGAATCATTCTGCCGAGTTATTCTTACATCCGTTTAGTTGAAGACAATTGACGATTATGATGGTGGACCAGGATCCTCTACAGGATACTTAAGTCCTAACTTCTCTTCTAAGGCGATCAAAGCGTTCTGGAGAGTTACTCCTTGTACCCAGTTCTTCTGCGTACAGATCCAGTTAAACTTGTCGACTTCGTGTGGACGCGCTTTGATGTTGAGAGGAGTATTTCGGCCGGTTCGATAAATGCGTCGTGGTCGCCGGCTTCTCCCCTCCCCTGGTACAGAAGTCAAGTGCGAGGCCGCCGCGTTCGGTTCGCGACTCTGAAAGCCGCTGGCTGCTGCCACTTGGGTCAATTTCGCGACGGAAACGGGAGCGGTGGTAGCGGCCGATTCTGGGCGAAAGGTCTGTGGAGAAACGTTCTCAAAGGTTTTGGTGAAATCCGAAGTCTGAGAGAAATCTTCGTCAAAAGGAATTGCTGCCCTGGATTTACTCATGTCAAGACTCCTTCAAGTTCCTGAGTCGGTCGAGTAGAAGGGGCATGGGACGAATTAACCATCGAAATGACTTCTCCAGCAAAGGCCCGAGCGTTGTTGATCGCATCTTGCAAGTGATAGACGTCCTTAGGATCAAGATTCTCAAGACAACCGCCATAGGAAAAGAGTGCACGGTACACCTCCCGTTCCATGAGGTGGGTCTTGAAGATTGTGATCTTATTTTCGGTCAGCTGTTGAGCGATATGGGTAAAGGTCTTTGTACGAATCGCAGCCTTCGTCCTCGTGAAGAGAATAGCGTGGGGTATGGTTCGATTGAAGGCTTTCTGTTGCTGTCGGACTAATTGGAGGGCTTTCGCTGCGCCACGAGCATCCAGATCAGAAGGTTGTAGCGGGATAATAACGAGATCCGCTCTACTAATGGCGTACGCGACCAACATATTGGCCGTGCCTTCAAGATCGATAATCACGAATGGAGATTCTTGTTTGGCTTTATCGATATCATCAAGGATTGTCTGTTCCGTCGGGGACTTCTTGACAGCGAGGCTTGGTGGCTTATCTGGTAGCTTGGCCCAGGTATCGATATAAGTTTCAGGATCTGCGTCCAGGACGGTCACCCCTATTCCCTTCTGGGCTAATTCGGTTGCGAGCAGGAGCGCCGCCGTTGTTTTCCCACATCCACCCTTCGGACTAGCCAGAGCAATAACGGGCATCCCCTCCCCTCCTTGTCAGCAACGAGTAGCAACAGTATGCATTGGACACGTTGTGTCTTACCTGAATTGGAAGCTGTTGTCTAGCGAATTAGTTCTAGACGGCTATCAGATTCTAAAAAGCTATCGAAAGGACATCTGGAAGCTTGCAGATTTCCAAATAGTATCTAAAAGCTATCCACAATATGCAGATAGGACATTTCAAATAACATCAATTAATACAAACAATCATATCTGATATCTGTCACCTTTCTAGTATCTCTAAGATAGCTAACAGATTCTAGCTGGCTATCAGATATCTTTTAGATACTATACAGATAGCTACAAGAACTTTTCCTTTACAGTCGTATCTACCAGCGGGAGTTCCACGTCTGTGAAGGCGGGAGTTAGAGCAAGGTCCTGCAAGACAGGACGAGCCTGCCTCGCAATCTATTGAGAACAACACCTGTAAAGGCGTCGGAATCTATGACCACGAATGCGGCAAGACAAAACAACCCGCGACCTGCAGGAGGGGAGAGTGCTCACTTAAAGAAATGTACCCGAAAACATCAATAACTGCCATATTGAATCGACCCAAGGGTTACTCAGCTGACGGGGAACCGAACCACTCAGGGTGCTTCGCGAGTAATCTCCGCCGATAGGGATAGGTGGTGAGCAGCCGATAATGAAGAATCTTCCGCACGAGATCAGCACTAGGAGTCATACCATCAGCCCGAAAGTTGAATTCAATATCCTCAGCCATTTCGTCTCGTTCTTGCGGAGAGAGTAGGGGAGTCAATCGCTTCAGTTCAGCGAGATCCTCTTGATCGAACTGATCGTAGCGTGTCACGACGTCTCTCAATTCTCCTCGTTTCTCCAGCTGCGGCAGCCAGTGTACGAGGTAGGTCGGGGCGACTCGTTGCCTGGCTGGCTGGATCGTCGTAACGAGCCCGATGGCCGTCAGCGCCTTGAGTTGTTTCTGCACGGTCATCCAGGCCAACTTCGTCTCCTTTACTAACCGGTCGATGGAGATCACTAGTTCACGTTCGCCCCGGCCATAGGTTTTCCTGAGCAAGTGTAAATAGAGGAGCTGCGCGGTGGGGGATTGAGCGAGAAACCGAGGGTCCTCCATCGTCAGATGGACCTTGTCGAGATACTCGAGTCGCCAGTCAACTGAGAGCGTCGCGCGCCCTTCGAGCGCGAGTTCAGGCGGGAGGAAGTCAGCGACTTCCGCTTCTTCATCAAGTGGTTGGGACGGTCGAGATTCGACAGGATTCCCCATTCCGAATTAGAGGTCTACTCTTAGAGGGAGGCCTAGTCAAGCCAAAAATGTCCAACGAGCATCTCTAGTATCCGGGATTGTCGCCTTCTCGGATGCCTTGACTTGTGATAGCGGGAAGGGGTAGGGTGGCGGCGGCGAGGGGAAGACCCGGGAAAATGAGTTGGAGAGAAATCCACTCCTGGTGTATCGAAGACTCCCCAGTCAGAACGGATATCCCGAACTGCACGGTCCACCTCTATCCATAATATAGGAATGAGTGCCTCGCTAGACGCTGATTGAAGCCCTTCGCTGCTCGGAAATCAGTCTTTCCAAAGAGGGATGGGGGCGGAGGGAGAAGGAGAGGGGGCTTCGGAAATTCGGACAGTGTGGTAAGTGGTTGCCTGGCTTCACTCATCCCGACGAGGGGTGGTCAACGAGAGGAGCAAGGCGATGAAGAGAACGAGACGCAATCACGGCGCAGCCTTTAAGGCGCAGGTGGCGTTGGCCGCCGTCAAGGGGGACCGGACGGTGGCTGAGCTGGCGGAACACTTCCAGGTCCATCCCACCCAGATCACGGACTGGAAGCAGCAACTACTGGCCAGAGCCGCAACCGTGTTTGGCGGCCTTCACCCAACAGCTGATACGCCGGATCTGCAGACGCTGCATGCCAAGATTGGGCAACTGACCTTGGAGAATGATTTTTTAGAAGGCGCGCTCACCAAGGTGGGCTTGCTGAGCGCAAAGCGATGATTGACCGAACACATTCCTTATCCATCGGGCGCCAATGCCAGCTTCAGCAGCTGGCCCGGTCAACGGCGTATTACCACCCGAGACCCGTTCCCGATACGACGCTGGTGCTCATGCGTCGGATTGATGAATTGCATCTGCAGTATCCATTCGCGGGTGCCCGCATGCTGCGTGATCTCCTCCGGCAAGAGGAGCACACCATTGGACGAGGCCAGGTGGCCACCCTCATGCGACGGATGGGGATCAAGGCGATCTATCAGATGCCACGGACGAGTCAACGTCATCCCGCTCATCAGATTTATCCCTATCTGCTGCGTCAACTGACGATCACGTTTCCGAACCACGTGGCGGCTGATATCACCTACATTCCCATGAAACGTGGCTTCGTGTATCTGTGTGCGATCCTGGACTGGGCTAGTCGCCGCGTGCTGGCCTGGCGGTTGTCCAATACATTGACGACGGACTTCTGTCTGGAGGCTCTCCAGGAGGTGGTGACCCGGTATGGCCCTCCCGAGATCTTCAATACGGATCAAGGCTGCCAGTTCACGAGCCAGACATTCACCGGGTTTCTCAAAGACCAGGGGATTCAGATCAGTATGGATGGAGCTGGGCGGTGGCGGGACAACGTGTTTGTGGAACGGCTGTGGCGGACCCTCAAATACGAGGAGGTTTATCTCCATGCCTACGAAACCCTTCGCGATGCCCACCAAGGGGTGGCGCGCTATGTGACGTTTTACAATCAGCTCAGGCCGCATCGCGCGCTTGACGGACGCACGCCCGATTGCGTGTACTGGGAGAACCTGCCTGCACGGCCCACGGCTGCGTAGGCGTACACCGCCAAGCACCACTTATGAAGTGCCAGATGCTGTCCAAAGAAGCGGAGCCACCTGTAGCTATATCGCAATCCAAGGAGAGTCAAACAGATGGACTGATCGGTCCGACCTTTCCTGATTAAGAGACGCATGACCCTCACACGACCTTCAACAGTGGGGGCACGGTCCTCAATTGGGAAACCGGCGCTGGTCGCAGTTACCTCATTCCCATGGGCGAGATCCTCGCCTATATTTTCCTGCTCAATCGATACGACCGGCACTTTACCAATCCCCAGGGTATCTATCGTACCGATGGAGATACGATCCAGCAACATCATACCGATTCAAAATGGGTTCTGGACAACGATCAGTTTTCCGTCAATCAATTCCTGCATCCATACGGCGGCAGTGTGTATTACGGGCTCGCCCGATCGGCCGGCCTCAGCTTCTGGGAATCGTTGCTCTATAGTTCTGCAGGGAGTTTCTTTTGGGAAATGGGGGGCGAAACATCGTCACTATCGATCAACGACATGATCGCCACTCCTATTGGTGGTCCATTGCTGGGAGAACCGCTTTTTCGCATGGCGAGTCTGTTACTCGAAACCGACGAGGGAAGCCCGGCTTCTGGCGAGAGCTTGGGGCAGCAGTGCTCTCACCTCCTATGGGGTTCAATCGTCTGATCTTTGGTGACCGTTTCGATACGGTCTCCCCGAGCCGCCAACCAGCCACGTTCTTGCGACTACGACTCGGAGGCATAGTGTCAACGAGCAGTCGTGGATGGAACACCGAATTGTTCAACGGGGAGAAGCGGAATCCCCAACGCATGCCCCACGGTTGGACACGGAAGCGACAACATGAAATATGAGGAGGTTGATCTTGCTTAGCACTCAGTGATAGGGCCAGGCGCTGAGGTCAATGTGTCTGATGGTCAACGTGCGAAGAATTGGGCGAAAAACATGACTGAGAAGACGCGGATTGAAATCGCTCTTTTGTTGCCCGCGGTGCCGGATGCTCGTGACACGTGCGTTCAGCGACTCGGCCACTTGTTGAGAGCGAAAGAAGGAATTGAGGCCACACACCTTCCGGACATGAAAGACAAGGGCTCCGACCACATCTGCATTCACTACGATCCCGAGCGGCTGTCGATCGGGGAAGTTCGAGATTTGGCCCGCCGGGCCGGAGTGGAACTCGACAAGCGGTTCGGGCACTTGTTACTCAAGTCGGCACCGATGCACGCTCGACAGGCGCGTACGGTCGAGTCGCGAGCCAGACAAATCGCTGGGGTCCTGGAAGCCGCGGCATCTCCCGCTGGCGTGCTGCGCATCGAGTTCGATCGCCAAGCGGCCGACGAACAAGCCATCCGAGCGGGGCTGCAAAAGATCGGTGTGCGAATCCTCGAACAGGCGAAACCGCGGACGCCAGCCGAACCATCTGAAGCCGGACGCCAGCCTGCGCCGAAAGAACAGGAACATGGCGGCCTGTTGGGCGAGAGGACGGAGTTGGTGTTCGCCGCGCTCTGCGGCGGGCTGCTGCTCATCGGATGGCTCTCGTCATTGACCACCATCACGCCGTGGGTGCCTTGGAGCCTCTACCTGGCCGCGTACTTTTTCGGCGGATTTTTCACATTCCGCGAAGCGATCGAGAACATCCGTGCCGGTCGTGTTGAAATCGATTTCCTGATGCTGGTGGCAGCCATTGGTGCTGCCACGCTAGGAGAATGGGCCGAAGGCGCTCTGCTGCTCTTTCTATTCAGCCTTGGACACGCGCTAGAACAGTATGCGATGGGTCGCGCTAAACGGGCGATCGAAGCGCTTGCTGAACTCGCGCCCCAAACCGCGCTGGTCCGTCGTGGTGGCGAAATAGCGGAAGTGCCGGTGGAACAACTCCGCTCCGGAGATGTCGTGGTCGTCAAGCCGAACGAGCGAATCCCTGCTGACGGGTTCGTGATCAAGGGTGAAGGGAGCGTCAATCAGGCCCCGATCACCGGCGAGAGTGTGCCCGTGGACAAGCGAGCAGTCGATGATCCGCGCACGGCGGCTGCGAATCCCGATCGACTCGATCCGCAATTCCGCGCGTTCGCCGGCACCATCAATGGAAGTGGCGCGCTGGAGATTCAGGTCACCAAGCTCGCCAGTGAATCCACGCTAGCCCGTGTCGTTCAAATGGTCAGGGAGGCCGAGACGCAAAAGTCGCCCTCGCAGCGGTTTACCGATAAATTCGAGCGCTACTTCGTTCCCGCAGCATTGGCGTTCGTCGTCCTGCTCCTGTTCGCCTGGGCCGTGATCGACGAACCGTTCAGCACGTCATTCTATCGCGCGATGGCGGTGTTAGTGGCGGCCAGCCCCTGCGCGCTGGCAATCTCGACCCCGAGCGCGGTCTTAAGCGGTGTCGCTCGCGCGGCGCGCGGCGGAGTGATGGTCAAAGGCGGCGGGCCGCTAGAACACTTGGGAGGGCTCGGCGCTATCGCGTTCGATAAAACCGGCACCTTGACTGAAGGCATGCCACGCCTGACCGACGTGGTCGGTTCAGACGGCGTCGCCGAGGACGAGTTGTTGCGCGTTGCCATGGCAGTGGAAAGTCTTAGCGACCATCCGCTGGCGGCCGCCGTGACGCGGGGCGGCAAAGAGCGGCTGAAGAGCGATGCGGTCTTACCAGCTCACAACGTACAAAGCATCACCGGCCGCGGTGTCAAAGCCACCGTTGACGGTCAGCCGGTGTACATCGGCAATGACAGGCTTTTCGCCGAAGTCGAGGGTTCGCCCGCACCGAAGGCGTTGCAGGCGTCTGTCGAGAAGCTCAAAGCCAGCGGCCGCACAACGATGATCGTCCGGCGTGGCGAAACCTACCTCGGTGTGTTGGGCTTGATGGACACGCCGCGCGAATCAGCCAAGAACGTGATTGCCCGCTTAAAAGAGCTTGGCATCCGGCGAATGATCATGCTCTCGGGTGACAATCAACAGGTCGCTGATGCAGTCGCCAAAGCAGTCGGTATCGACGAAGCCTTGGGTGATTTGATGCCCGACGACAAAGTCGAGGCGATCAAGAAACTCAGCAAACAAGAGGGCGTGGCAATGGTTGGCGACGGCGTGAACGACGCTCCTGCGATGGCAAATGCCACGGTTGGGATCGCGATGGGCGCGGCCGGTTCAGACGTTGCGCTGGAAACCGCCGATGTGGCGTTGATGGCGGACGACTTAAACCATCTCCCCTTCGCCGTCGGCCTGAGCCGGCAAACGAGCCGCATCATTCGGCAGAATCTCTGGTTCAGCCTCGGCATGGTCGCATTCCTTATTCCCGCGACCGTACTCGGACTGCAAATGGGGATCGCCGTTATGTTCCATGAAGGTTCGACGCTCCTGGTCGTTTTCAATGCCTTCCGGCTCTTGGCGTATCAAGCCAAGTAAATTGGGGATCGGAGACTCAGGAACGCTGATGTCTGATTGAGGAACTCACATTACGTCGTCGCGATAATCACTGTTGCTGATCCCACTTACTCACCAGAGGATTGAGCAAACGCATAGGAGATGGAACAGAACAACAGAACACACATCCTTTAGAACTGCGGGAGGACATTATGAGTCTGCCAATTTCTCTCGGATGATTCGTGCCCGCCGGTCTTTGCGAGATTGGAGGCGCTGATCAGCTTGATACGTGACCCGGTCCTGCGACTTACCGCAGCAAAGGCTTCTGGGCCGCAGCCTTTGAGGTGCTTACATTAACCGAGAAATCCGGTTTTTGGGCGAGGCCTTCAGCGGCGATCCGTTTATATCTGGAGAAACGTTTCCTGCATTTCAAACGGGATTTCGATGGTTTAAAACGCCGGAGGTCCAAATGGACTTCGTGTTTAAATGCGTCCGCGATGGGTCAGAACAGACAAGGTCATCCTCAGGGGCTGAGGTCGGGCCAGGATGGACTTATACGATCCAAGTAGGGCTTCGAGTGCTGTTTGATGTGTTTCGATGACCGTAGCAGTGTTTCTAGGGGTAGTTGGGGTCAGGATGTGGCCTGGACGGGGCGAAAGGCAAACTCATTCGAATTGATGGCGAACATTATGTTTTAAAAGAGACCAACGGAAATGAACGAACGTTTCATGGTGGATAGCCGCACACATAAAAATGCGGCAGTTCTCAAAGACAGGTTCAAGATCGACCATTCGACAGTCCAGGTGGAACAGGGCAGTCGGAGGTCGGCAGAAATGCAGCTGTGACAACAAGTGGAAGGGGCAACGGTATGGACTGGAATTTGGAACTCCTCATGGCCTTTCGCGCCCTGCTCGCAGTTACCTTGGGAGGGTTCATCGGCTTGGAGCGCGAGCGGCACGGACGCGAGGCGGGGATCCGAACCTACGGGGCGGTGGCACTGGGGGCATGCGTCTTTGCACTCATCTCGAGCCATATAACAACCGGGTCGAATCCCCACGTCATTGCCGCAGGCGTGGTTACGGGTATCGGGTTCCTTGGGGCGGGTGTCATTCTGCGGGAAGGTGGAACTATCATGGGGCTGACGACGGCCGCTACGCTCTGGTCCACCGCCTCCGTCGGCCTCGCGATCGCGTACGGGATGTACATCTTGGGCATGCTTACGAGCGTCATCGTGTTTGGCCTTCTTGCGGTGCACCACCTACCCCATTGGGGCCGTTTGAGGAGCAAGGAGGGGAACAACCGCCAGCGATGATGCCGTGGTGTAGGTTGTGCGTATGATGAAGAACGAGCCCCTCACTTTCCCACGTAAACGCGGCCGATGTCGGCGAGGCCGCCGAACAACGGCAGGCAGCTGACGGCGCGTCGCGCCGCAGCTGATGCCGGGCGTTGAGGTTGTAGAACCCCCCCCAGGACCTAACCTCCCATGAGATAATTAGCCGCACCGCATTTCATGGGGCGGGCGATGGGATGGCTCGATACAAACCCGTTCAACCAGGTCTGAAACTTCTGAAACTTCTGCCGTGCGTCAGGATCGGTCGTCGAGACATGCGTCTGGTTGGAGCGCCGCTCCCCCCGAAACGTGACCGTGGGATTGCTCGGGTCCTCGTCTTGGTGCTGCTCCGGCCCCGCATCCAGCGACCGAATCCGGCGCTTGACCGCCGTGGCCGGACTGAAGGGCGAGATCGCCAAAGGGACCCTTTACCGACACATGGCACACCTAGTCACATGCGGGGCCCTCGAGCGGGTCGGACGTGGCTATCGCACCACCCCGCTGGGGCAGCGGTGGTTGGCTGAAGCCCAGGCCCACATCGAGTGGAACCTGTTCGATCGTGTGTACCCTCCCTTCGCCCACATTCCAACTCCGTATCATAAGGCGCTCCTGGAGCTCCTCCTCGCGGCTGCGGTGGTCCGGCGAGCTGGCCTTCACGCGGATCATCTCTGCGCCTTTGTCGTGATGGGAACCACGTTACGCTGGAAGACGTCGCTGGGGCGCATGGCCTGCGCCATGCTCGGCGTCGATCCGAACGTGAGTCTGATCGATCTGGCGTCGGAAGCCGGCCGATCGGTGTTTGTCCGACGGACCAGCGACGGACATCTGCTCTCGGAACGCAATGTGCTGTCCACCCCCCCTCGCCGTGTTTGACGACTATCTGCAAGCCAACGACGCCGTCCGGGCCGCTGTGCGCCCCTTTTTGAGCGGTCGCCGCACCGTGCCCTATGAGAACGGCGTGATTGCCGTCGACTGCGTGACGCTGTTGACGCTCAATCCGCGAGCCAAGTCGACGGTGGAGCATCAAACCACGTTGACGCCCGCCCAGCTGCGGCGCGTGATCATTTGTAATCTGGACACGGTCGCCATGCCGGATCTGTCACTTACCGGTCATCAGGCTCTGGAGGCCGCCGGGCAGCACGGCCCGCTCACCCTGCCCGGGCTGCGCACCGATTTGCAGGAACATCGGGGCGCCGTGGTGCAGGGGGTGCGTGATCTGGTCCGGCCCGAGATGCACGATCGGATCGATACTGAAATGCTGCGCCTTCTCGCCTCGGGCATGACCGCGTTCATCGACGACGACACCCGAGCGATCCAGCAGATGCTCTACAATGTCGGCTTGACGATGGAAACCCTCGGATGGGCCCGTCCTGACTGGGTCCAGGCCGTGCGAGAATTCTCGCTCGTTCGCCCTCAGCCTGA
Proteins encoded in this window:
- a CDS encoding chromosome partitioning protein ParA — its product is MPVIALASPKGGCGKTTAALLLATELAQKGIGVTVLDADPETYIDTWAKLPDKPPSLAVKKSPTEQTILDDIDKAKQESPFVIIDLEGTANMLVAYAISRADLVIIPLQPSDLDARGAAKALQLVRQQQKAFNRTIPHAILFTRTKAAIRTKTFTHIAQQLTENKITIFKTHLMEREVYRALFSYGGCLENLDPKDVYHLQDAINNARAFAGEVISMVNSSHAPSTRPTQELEGVLT
- a CDS encoding transposase, producing MKRTRRNHGAAFKAQVALAAVKGDRTVAELAEHFQVHPTQITDWKQQLLARAATVFGGLHPTADTPDLQTLHAKIGQLTLENDFLEGALTKVGLLSAKR
- a CDS encoding integrase — translated: MIDRTHSLSIGRQCQLQQLARSTAYYHPRPVPDTTLVLMRRIDELHLQYPFAGARMLRDLLRQEEHTIGRGQVATLMRRMGIKAIYQMPRTSQRHPAHQIYPYLLRQLTITFPNHVAADITYIPMKRGFVYLCAILDWASRRVLAWRLSNTLTTDFCLEALQEVVTRYGPPEIFNTDQGCQFTSQTFTGFLKDQGIQISMDGAGRWRDNVFVERLWRTLKYEEVYLHAYETLRDAHQGVARYVTFYNQLRPHRALDGRTPDCVYWENLPARPTAA
- a CDS encoding ATPase; this translates as MTEKTRIEIALLLPAVPDARDTCVQRLGHLLRAKEGIEATHLPDMKDKGSDHICIHYDPERLSIGEVRDLARRAGVELDKRFGHLLLKSAPMHARQARTVESRARQIAGVLEAAASPAGVLRIEFDRQAADEQAIRAGLQKIGVRILEQAKPRTPAEPSEAGRQPAPKEQEHGGLLGERTELVFAALCGGLLLIGWLSSLTTITPWVPWSLYLAAYFFGGFFTFREAIENIRAGRVEIDFLMLVAAIGAATLGEWAEGALLLFLFSLGHALEQYAMGRAKRAIEALAELAPQTALVRRGGEIAEVPVEQLRSGDVVVVKPNERIPADGFVIKGEGSVNQAPITGESVPVDKRAVDDPRTAAANPDRLDPQFRAFAGTINGSGALEIQVTKLASESTLARVVQMVREAETQKSPSQRFTDKFERYFVPAALAFVVLLLFAWAVIDEPFSTSFYRAMAVLVAASPCALAISTPSAVLSGVARAARGGVMVKGGGPLEHLGGLGAIAFDKTGTLTEGMPRLTDVVGSDGVAEDELLRVAMAVESLSDHPLAAAVTRGGKERLKSDAVLPAHNVQSITGRGVKATVDGQPVYIGNDRLFAEVEGSPAPKALQASVEKLKASGRTTMIVRRGETYLGVLGLMDTPRESAKNVIARLKELGIRRMIMLSGDNQQVADAVAKAVGIDEALGDLMPDDKVEAIKKLSKQEGVAMVGDGVNDAPAMANATVGIAMGAAGSDVALETADVALMADDLNHLPFAVGLSRQTSRIIRQNLWFSLGMVAFLIPATVLGLQMGIAVMFHEGSTLLVVFNAFRLLAYQAK
- a CDS encoding magnesium transporter MgtC, with product MDWNLELLMAFRALLAVTLGGFIGLERERHGREAGIRTYGAVALGACVFALISSHITTGSNPHVIAAGVVTGIGFLGAGVILREGGTIMGLTTAATLWSTASVGLAIAYGMYILGMLTSVIVFGLLAVHHLPHWGRLRSKEGNNRQR